A part of Streptococcus porcinus genomic DNA contains:
- the lysS gene encoding lysine--tRNA ligase produces the protein MSNQHTEELNDQEIVRREKMMALAEKGIDPFGKRFERTANSGQLKAKYAEKTKEDLHDLNETAIIAGRLMTKRGKGKVGFAHIQDREGQIQIYVRKDAVGEENYDIFKKADLGDFLGVEGEVMRTDMGELSIKATHLTHLSKSLRPLPEKFHGLTDIETIYRKRHLDLISNRESFNRFVTRSKIISEIRRYLDSKDFLEVETPVLHNEAGGAAARPFITHHNAQNIDMVLRIATELHLKRLIVGGMERVYEIGRIFRNEGMDATHNPEFTSIEVYEAYADFQDIMNLTEGIIQHAAKAVTGDGPIDYQGQMIHINEPFKRLHMVDAIKDVTGIDFWKEMSFDDARALAQEKHVPLETHFTTVGHIINAFFEEFVEETLIQPTFVYGHPVEVSPLAKKNAEDARFTDRFELFIVTKEYANAFTELNDPIDQLSRFEAQAQAKELGDIEATGIDYDYVEALEYGMPPTGGLGIGIDRLCMLLTNTTSIRDVLLFPTMK, from the coding sequence ATGTCAAATCAACATACTGAAGAATTAAATGACCAAGAGATTGTCCGTCGTGAAAAAATGATGGCGCTAGCTGAAAAAGGCATCGATCCGTTCGGAAAACGTTTCGAACGCACTGCTAATTCTGGTCAATTAAAAGCAAAATATGCAGAAAAAACTAAAGAAGACTTACATGACCTTAACGAAACAGCTATTATTGCTGGCCGCTTAATGACCAAACGTGGTAAAGGTAAAGTCGGTTTTGCACATATCCAAGACCGTGAAGGGCAAATTCAAATCTACGTTCGTAAAGACGCTGTCGGTGAAGAGAATTATGATATCTTCAAAAAAGCTGATTTAGGTGATTTTCTTGGTGTCGAAGGTGAGGTTATGCGCACTGATATGGGTGAATTATCCATTAAAGCAACGCATTTAACACATTTATCAAAATCACTACGCCCACTTCCCGAGAAGTTCCATGGCTTAACTGATATTGAAACCATTTATCGTAAGCGTCATTTAGATTTAATTTCAAATCGTGAAAGCTTTAACCGCTTTGTTACTCGCTCAAAAATTATCTCTGAAATCCGTCGTTACCTAGATAGTAAAGACTTCTTAGAGGTTGAAACGCCTGTTCTTCATAATGAAGCTGGTGGGGCAGCGGCGCGACCATTTATTACACATCATAATGCTCAAAATATTGATATGGTTCTTCGTATTGCCACAGAATTACACTTGAAACGTCTGATTGTTGGTGGTATGGAACGCGTTTATGAAATTGGCCGTATCTTCCGTAATGAAGGTATGGATGCTACTCATAATCCCGAATTCACTTCAATTGAAGTTTATGAAGCTTATGCGGATTTTCAAGACATCATGAACCTTACTGAAGGTATTATCCAACATGCTGCAAAAGCAGTTACTGGGGATGGTCCAATTGATTATCAAGGCCAAATGATTCATATTAATGAACCTTTTAAACGTCTTCATATGGTTGATGCTATTAAAGATGTTACTGGCATTGATTTCTGGAAAGAAATGTCCTTTGACGACGCTCGTGCCTTAGCTCAAGAGAAACACGTTCCTCTTGAAACACATTTCACTACTGTTGGTCATATTATTAATGCTTTCTTTGAAGAATTTGTTGAAGAAACATTGATTCAGCCGACATTCGTTTATGGTCATCCCGTCGAAGTTTCACCATTAGCCAAAAAAAATGCTGAGGATGCACGTTTTACTGATCGTTTCGAACTATTTATCGTTACCAAAGAATATGCTAATGCCTTTACTGAATTAAACGATCCTATTGATCAATTATCACGTTTTGAAGCACAGGCACAAGCAAAAGAATTGGGAGATATTGAAGCAACTGGTATTGACTACGATTATGTTGAAGCCTTAGAATACGGAATGCCCCCAACTGGTGGTCTTGGAATTGGAATTGATAGACTATGTATGCTTCTTACCAATACCACATCAATTCGTGACGTCCTTCTTTTCCCAACCATGAAATAA
- a CDS encoding BTAD domain-containing putative transcriptional regulator — MKTLRFTLLGNPSIHLDNQEIFFAFAKINALLYYLVINETTNRDEIAGILWEDKDNKTAKKNLRNSIYQVNKVLGDNYIISPNRTLLMFNPDLQVVSDVHYFLKKPLNNLGLYKGQFLQNFYLKANETFDLWLTKMRAHLEQIYIKSCYQQIDILMTQNRIEEIEERLQGLIAIDEFEEKNYQLLMKVYQKHHRYGKVIETYYKLANLLDVELGITPNDATQAIYEEVIAKDRNQQKIKQFLKTTNDFIGRLDVIKELETFFNSVYKEKKSHTMILIGGTGIGKRTVTRQVLSNQINHYQIVTSECFQGEPKQSLQILKDIFESLKDLILQYQLMSLNQWKRAYETFFPNYFLKDSHLSTPIFPADLFTSFMIDILKKISRQKATVLLIEDIHWITPEALTLLQTLVNHLEDDPIAFIFTKNLNSNPHLDQFFNHLVNRKKVDIIKIKELSEKESLTYLEQKLAGLNPPYKDYQRIYQWSEGNPFFLSEYVNQYLKGQKFSILTPAIEAKLSLKLKQVNSHEEELLCYLSCFQNAASISILSEIMNLPLALTISFIETLCNKQLIKEIFTGDEVTLIFKQKLLAHYCYQKMSVAKRRLLHAQIAKQLENMMQNTQFSAEQFEEIAFHFQEAKEPVQALQHQLNRLEATLQFQHELFPIYSQNPMEADCIDGKRHLLIQTQFNTIHQVIQQLRSKFEPVKSFQESLIRFLYIEGCYLIRIGQYQKGITNIQKVISAATEWHHTHYLLESYRQIIHYCIQVENISEMKYYTELALDAAVSANNYEAIAIQLRLSGLYFLMIGHIPKASQYLNQSISFFSLTSALQSKYAIQIAAAYDYLAEIEQIQGNLGKAIDFQNRAIQLSQNKRSRTSVISFYISLGISYYQSGEIDKAESILINAKEGLQSLRFPWKEVQLEVYLALINCEKGNYKPLIDLINKKEELMARYSNPRDKGMIYYIMALTKAKINSGKLNCLELTNLLKGELSYYLELSKNHLNPCRDRQHIKELERLEKMISHKNI; from the coding sequence ATGAAAACTTTACGCTTTACTCTATTAGGAAATCCTTCTATCCATCTAGACAATCAAGAAATCTTTTTCGCGTTTGCAAAAATCAATGCCCTACTCTATTATTTGGTTATAAATGAAACTACTAACCGAGATGAAATAGCAGGTATTTTATGGGAAGATAAGGATAATAAGACAGCTAAAAAAAATCTTCGAAACTCTATTTATCAAGTTAATAAAGTATTAGGTGATAATTATATTATCAGCCCAAATAGAACACTTTTGATGTTTAATCCTGATTTGCAAGTCGTAAGTGATGTCCATTATTTTTTAAAAAAACCACTAAACAATTTAGGACTTTATAAAGGTCAATTTTTACAGAATTTCTACCTGAAGGCCAACGAAACTTTTGATTTGTGGCTAACAAAAATGAGAGCTCATTTAGAGCAAATTTATATTAAATCATGCTACCAACAGATTGACATATTGATGACACAAAATAGGATCGAAGAAATTGAAGAGAGACTTCAAGGCCTTATTGCCATTGATGAATTTGAAGAAAAAAATTATCAATTGTTAATGAAAGTCTATCAAAAGCATCATCGCTATGGAAAAGTTATCGAAACTTATTATAAATTAGCAAATCTCCTTGATGTTGAGCTTGGAATTACCCCAAATGATGCAACCCAAGCTATTTATGAAGAGGTTATTGCTAAAGATCGCAATCAACAGAAAATCAAACAATTTCTCAAAACAACTAATGATTTTATTGGACGACTTGACGTTATTAAAGAATTAGAAACTTTTTTTAACTCAGTTTATAAAGAAAAAAAGTCGCACACTATGATTTTAATAGGAGGAACCGGCATTGGAAAACGGACAGTAACACGACAAGTATTATCAAACCAGATCAATCATTATCAAATCGTTACCTCAGAATGTTTTCAAGGTGAACCTAAACAGTCCTTACAGATTTTAAAAGACATCTTTGAAAGTTTGAAGGACCTTATATTACAATATCAATTGATGTCTCTTAATCAATGGAAAAGAGCTTATGAAACCTTTTTCCCAAACTATTTTCTCAAAGATTCCCATTTAAGTACTCCTATTTTCCCAGCAGACCTTTTTACAAGCTTTATGATTGATATATTAAAAAAAATATCTCGTCAAAAAGCAACTGTTCTTCTTATTGAAGACATTCATTGGATTACACCTGAAGCTCTTACACTTTTGCAAACACTTGTAAATCATCTTGAAGATGACCCTATCGCTTTTATTTTCACCAAAAATCTCAATTCGAATCCTCACTTAGACCAATTTTTTAATCATTTAGTCAATCGAAAAAAGGTTGATATTATCAAAATTAAGGAACTTTCTGAAAAAGAAAGCTTAACCTATCTAGAACAAAAATTAGCGGGTCTAAATCCTCCTTACAAGGACTATCAACGCATCTACCAATGGAGTGAAGGAAATCCTTTCTTTTTATCTGAATATGTTAACCAATATTTAAAAGGTCAAAAATTTTCTATTTTGACACCTGCTATAGAAGCAAAACTGTCTTTAAAATTAAAACAAGTCAATAGCCATGAAGAAGAACTACTCTGCTACCTTTCTTGTTTCCAAAACGCTGCTAGTATTTCAATACTCTCAGAAATTATGAATCTCCCTTTAGCATTGACTATTTCATTTATTGAAACGCTTTGTAACAAACAACTCATCAAAGAAATCTTTACTGGTGACGAAGTTACCCTTATTTTCAAGCAAAAATTATTGGCTCATTACTGTTATCAGAAAATGTCAGTAGCTAAAAGACGACTCTTACATGCTCAAATTGCTAAACAACTTGAAAACATGATGCAAAACACACAGTTTAGTGCTGAACAATTCGAGGAAATTGCTTTCCATTTTCAGGAAGCTAAAGAACCGGTGCAAGCTTTACAGCATCAATTGAATCGATTAGAGGCTACTCTCCAATTTCAGCATGAACTCTTCCCAATCTATTCGCAAAACCCAATGGAAGCTGACTGTATTGATGGAAAGCGACACCTCCTTATTCAAACACAGTTTAATACGATTCATCAAGTCATCCAACAACTAAGATCCAAATTTGAACCGGTCAAATCATTTCAGGAATCCCTGATACGCTTTTTATACATAGAGGGTTGTTATCTTATTCGGATCGGACAATACCAAAAAGGGATCACTAATATCCAAAAAGTGATTTCGGCTGCTACAGAATGGCATCACACGCACTATCTCTTAGAAAGTTATCGGCAAATTATCCATTACTGTATCCAGGTAGAAAATATTTCAGAGATGAAATACTATACTGAGCTTGCTTTAGATGCTGCTGTCAGTGCCAATAATTATGAAGCAATAGCTATCCAATTGAGACTCAGCGGGCTATATTTTTTAATGATAGGTCACATCCCAAAGGCAAGCCAATACCTTAACCAATCAATTAGCTTCTTTAGTCTAACAAGTGCTTTACAATCAAAATATGCTATTCAAATTGCTGCGGCTTATGACTATTTAGCTGAAATAGAGCAAATCCAAGGAAATCTTGGAAAAGCTATTGACTTTCAGAATAGAGCTATTCAACTCAGTCAAAACAAACGAAGTCGCACATCAGTCATTTCATTTTATATAAGTCTAGGAATTTCCTACTATCAATCGGGAGAAATTGATAAAGCTGAATCCATTTTAATAAATGCTAAAGAAGGTTTACAATCACTCAGATTCCCTTGGAAAGAAGTTCAATTAGAGGTCTACCTCGCCCTTATCAATTGTGAAAAAGGAAATTATAAACCATTAATTGATCTCATTAATAAAAAAGAAGAATTAATGGCACGCTACTCTAATCCCAGGGATAAGGGGATGATTTATTATATCATGGCCCTAACTAAGGCAAAAATCAACTCAGGTAAACTGAACTGTCTAGAGCTCACTAATCTCCTAAAGGGAGAACTCTCTTACTACTTAGAACTTTCAAAAAATCATTTAAATCCTTGTCGAGATCGCCAGCATATCAAGGAGTTAGAACGTTTAGAAAAAATGATAAGTCACAAAAACATCTAG
- the hutG gene encoding formimidoylglutamase, with protein MLTDYFPLMHSYYQRSIDDDNLYNAKWGMLIQFLDLNDRSLKPFEGVHFGIIGFKSDKGVYINHGRVGAVEGPNAIRQQLAKLPWHFGQNVQLYDVGDIDAPNRSLEQMQESLAKAIKRMKALNIFPIVLGGGHGTAYGHYLGLQSSIAPKEQLAVVNIDAHFDLRPYDQTGPNSGTGFRQMFDYALTLNHTFPYLVLGIQEHNNNLFLFDFVAKSKGISFLTGQDIYQMGYKEVCHQIDSFLADQKYLYLTIDMDCFSSANAPGVSAIQSLGLDPKLALILLQHIAASGKVIGFDIVEVSPPHDIDNHTAHLAATFIFYITQILAQNALMALD; from the coding sequence ATGTTAACTGATTATTTTCCATTAATGCATAGCTATTATCAGAGAAGTATAGATGATGATAATCTTTATAATGCTAAATGGGGAATGTTAATTCAATTTTTAGATCTAAATGATAGGTCATTAAAGCCCTTTGAGGGAGTACATTTTGGTATTATTGGTTTTAAAAGTGATAAAGGAGTTTATATTAATCATGGACGCGTAGGAGCAGTTGAAGGCCCAAATGCCATCAGGCAACAACTGGCTAAATTACCTTGGCATTTTGGTCAGAATGTTCAGCTTTATGATGTTGGTGATATTGATGCTCCCAATCGTTCATTAGAGCAAATGCAGGAAAGCTTAGCAAAAGCTATTAAGCGTATGAAAGCACTCAATATATTCCCTATTGTCTTAGGTGGTGGTCACGGCACGGCCTACGGTCATTATCTTGGTCTGCAATCGTCGATTGCCCCTAAGGAGCAGCTTGCTGTTGTTAATATTGACGCTCACTTTGATTTGAGACCTTATGATCAAACTGGACCTAACTCAGGTACTGGCTTTAGACAAATGTTTGACTATGCCTTAACTCTTAATCATACCTTTCCCTATTTAGTGTTAGGAATACAAGAACATAATAATAATCTTTTTCTATTTGATTTTGTGGCCAAATCAAAAGGAATATCATTTCTAACAGGTCAAGATATTTACCAAATGGGCTATAAAGAGGTTTGTCATCAGATTGATTCTTTTTTAGCAGATCAAAAATATTTGTATCTGACTATTGATATGGATTGTTTCTCCTCAGCAAATGCTCCAGGAGTTAGTGCTATTCAATCACTAGGATTGGATCCTAAGCTAGCCTTGATTCTTCTACAGCATATTGCAGCCAGTGGTAAAGTAATTGGTTTTGATATTGTTGAAGTTTCCCCTCCGCATGATATTGATAATCATACGGCACATTTAGCAGCAACCTTTATCTTCTATATTACACAAATTTTAGCACAAAATGCCTTGATGGCCTTGGATTAA
- the hutH gene encoding histidine ammonia-lyase encodes MTKTIILDGKSLTLDDVVAIARKGEKCQIAESAKQDVKASRKIVDDIVSEKRVVYGVTTGFGSLCNVSISPEDTIQLQENLIRTHASGFGDPLPEDAVRAIMLIRINSLVKGYSGIRLSTIEKLVELLNKGVHPYIPEKGSLGASGDLAPLAHMVLPMLGLGKAYYKGELLSSQEALDKAGIDKISLAAKEGLALINGTTVLTGIGALATYDAIQLLKLSDLAGALSLEVHNGITSPFEENLHTIRPQSGQLATARNIRNLLEGSKNTTVATQSRVQDPYTLRCIPQIHGASKDSIAYVKSKVDIEINSVTDNPIICKDGHVISGGNFHGEPMAQPFDFLGIAISEIGNVSERRVERLVNSQLSKLPSFLVKYPGLNSGFMITQYACASLASENKVLAHPASVDSIPSCENQEDFVSMGTTAARKAGEILKNSRRIVATEIMAACQALDLKPENHKLGKGTQIAYDLFRKEVNFIEHDKDIEIYDELNKASAIIEEDAFLEAIEAQVELSIQY; translated from the coding sequence ATGACTAAAACTATCATTTTAGACGGAAAAAGTTTAACATTAGACGATGTGGTAGCTATTGCAAGAAAAGGAGAAAAATGTCAAATTGCAGAATCTGCAAAGCAAGATGTTAAAGCCTCTCGTAAAATTGTTGATGATATTGTCAGTGAAAAACGGGTGGTCTACGGAGTGACAACTGGCTTTGGTTCACTTTGTAATGTTAGTATCTCACCAGAGGATACGATTCAACTTCAAGAAAATCTGATTCGTACTCATGCTAGCGGTTTTGGGGATCCACTACCAGAAGATGCTGTGCGTGCGATTATGCTTATCCGTATCAATTCACTAGTTAAAGGCTACTCAGGTATACGCCTGTCCACTATTGAGAAACTAGTAGAGCTACTCAATAAAGGAGTCCACCCTTATATTCCTGAAAAAGGCTCACTTGGAGCTTCAGGAGATTTAGCTCCACTTGCTCATATGGTACTTCCTATGCTTGGTTTGGGTAAAGCTTACTATAAGGGAGAACTCCTTTCTAGTCAAGAAGCTCTTGATAAAGCTGGTATCGATAAGATTTCTTTAGCTGCCAAAGAGGGCTTAGCTCTTATCAACGGAACAACTGTTTTGACTGGTATTGGTGCCCTTGCAACCTATGATGCCATTCAATTATTGAAATTGTCAGACCTAGCTGGTGCTCTTTCTCTTGAAGTGCATAACGGAATTACTAGCCCATTTGAAGAAAATTTACACACTATACGTCCACAAAGTGGTCAGTTGGCAACAGCTCGTAATATCAGAAATCTCCTAGAAGGCAGCAAAAACACAACTGTAGCCACCCAATCACGTGTGCAAGACCCCTACACCTTACGTTGCATTCCGCAAATTCATGGGGCTAGCAAAGATAGCATTGCTTATGTGAAATCCAAAGTTGACATTGAAATCAATTCTGTCACAGATAACCCAATTATCTGTAAAGATGGGCACGTTATTTCAGGAGGTAACTTCCACGGAGAACCAATGGCACAGCCATTTGACTTCTTAGGTATTGCCATTTCTGAGATTGGAAATGTTTCTGAACGGCGTGTGGAACGTTTGGTTAACAGCCAACTCAGCAAATTGCCGTCCTTCCTTGTCAAATACCCAGGTCTCAATTCAGGATTTATGATTACTCAGTATGCTTGTGCCTCTCTTGCTTCTGAAAATAAGGTTTTGGCACACCCAGCAAGTGTCGATTCTATCCCATCTTGTGAAAATCAAGAAGATTTTGTCAGCATGGGGACAACGGCTGCTCGGAAAGCTGGTGAAATCCTTAAAAATTCACGTCGTATTGTGGCTACTGAAATCATGGCAGCCTGTCAAGCCCTTGATCTCAAACCTGAAAACCATAAACTTGGTAAAGGTACTCAGATTGCTTACGATTTATTCCGTAAAGAAGTCAACTTTATCGAACACGATAAAGACATTGAAATTTATGATGAGTTAAATAAAGCAAGTGCAATTATCGAAGAGGATGCTTTCTTAGAAGCCATTGAAGCACAAGTAGAGCTGTCAATTCAATACTAA
- a CDS encoding APC family permease: MDSNKMTKQEREDAKFSLSGATLYGINAVIGSGIFLLPQEIYKGLGPASIAVMLATAILTIMLAICFAEVSGYFGKNGGAFQYSKRAFGDFIGFNVGFLGWAVTIFAWAAMAAGFAKMFIITFPAFEGWNVPLSIGLVIFLSLMNIAGLKTSKLLTITATIAKLIPIVAFSICTIFFLQKGLPNFTPFVQLADNKSLFSAISGTAVYIFYGFIGFETLSIVAGEMRQPEKNVPRAILGSISIVSVLYMLIIGGTIAMLGSEIMNTNAPVQDAFVKMIGPAGAWLVSIGALISITGLNMGESIMVPRYGAAIANEGLLPTIISKENQKAAPVVAIMISSGIAIVLLLTGTFQTLANLSVVFRFFQYIPTALAVIKLRKMEPNANLIFRIPFGPIIPIIAVVISLIMIIGDNPKNIIYGLIGVIISSSVYYFMHGRKKHVKSIVE; the protein is encoded by the coding sequence ATGGATTCAAATAAAATGACGAAACAAGAAAGAGAAGATGCTAAGTTTAGCTTAAGCGGTGCAACCTTGTATGGTATCAATGCTGTTATTGGCTCAGGTATTTTTCTCTTACCTCAAGAAATTTATAAAGGCTTAGGACCCGCCTCAATTGCTGTTATGTTAGCAACAGCAATCTTAACTATAATGCTTGCTATTTGTTTTGCAGAAGTTTCTGGTTATTTTGGGAAGAATGGCGGTGCTTTCCAATATTCTAAACGAGCTTTTGGCGATTTTATTGGCTTTAATGTTGGTTTTCTAGGCTGGGCCGTTACTATTTTTGCTTGGGCAGCTATGGCAGCGGGTTTTGCTAAAATGTTCATTATTACCTTTCCTGCATTCGAAGGCTGGAACGTTCCTCTTTCAATAGGTCTGGTTATTTTTCTTTCTCTTATGAATATTGCCGGTTTAAAGACATCTAAGCTTTTAACCATTACTGCAACGATTGCTAAATTGATTCCAATAGTTGCCTTTTCAATCTGTACTATTTTTTTCTTGCAAAAAGGGCTACCAAACTTTACCCCGTTTGTTCAGCTAGCAGATAATAAAAGTTTGTTTAGTGCTATATCTGGGACAGCTGTTTATATTTTTTACGGTTTTATTGGATTTGAAACCTTATCAATTGTAGCAGGAGAAATGCGTCAGCCAGAAAAAAATGTTCCGCGTGCAATACTTGGCTCAATTAGTATTGTTTCAGTCCTTTACATGTTGATTATTGGTGGAACAATTGCGATGCTTGGGTCAGAAATTATGAATACTAATGCGCCTGTACAAGATGCTTTTGTCAAAATGATTGGTCCTGCAGGGGCATGGTTAGTTTCTATTGGTGCTCTAATTTCAATTACAGGCCTAAATATGGGAGAGTCCATCATGGTTCCTCGTTATGGTGCTGCGATAGCAAATGAGGGATTATTGCCGACAATAATTTCAAAAGAAAATCAAAAAGCAGCACCTGTTGTTGCCATCATGATTTCAAGTGGTATAGCGATTGTCCTCTTACTTACAGGTACTTTCCAAACCTTGGCAAATTTAAGTGTTGTTTTCCGTTTCTTCCAGTATATTCCTACTGCTTTAGCAGTTATTAAGCTTCGAAAAATGGAACCCAATGCAAATCTTATTTTCCGAATTCCATTTGGCCCTATCATTCCAATTATAGCGGTTGTTATTAGTTTAATAATGATTATTGGGGACAATCCTAAGAATATCATCTACGGCTTAATAGGGGTAATTATTTCAAGTAGTGTTTATTATTTTATGCATGGGCGCAAGAAACATGTGAAATCTATTGTAGAGTAA
- a CDS encoding HutD family protein: protein MKDISILKSQSYSVSKWSGGKTKELYIFPKTSSYLEKNFDFRLSSATVSLVETNFSDLRGYHRLIMTLDRSMSLFNLETHEITKLKPFETFSFEGCDKIKSYGQCTDINLIYNDNYLGQMEAVHKTTGSICSSMTTQMVYTLCDMTCTVDGQRAYLLKTNHLLVIQNGSPSPHNKLELSPLKPCSKVIAIWAGLSYKKDSGYMIKGS, encoded by the coding sequence ATGAAAGATATTAGTATTCTAAAATCACAATCCTATTCAGTTTCTAAATGGTCTGGGGGAAAAACAAAAGAATTATATATTTTCCCTAAGACCAGCTCATACCTTGAAAAAAATTTCGATTTTCGCTTATCATCAGCAACAGTTTCATTAGTAGAAACAAACTTCTCAGACTTGAGGGGCTACCACAGACTTATTATGACTCTTGATAGGTCAATGAGCCTTTTTAATCTAGAGACACATGAAATCACGAAACTTAAACCCTTTGAAACTTTTTCTTTTGAGGGTTGTGACAAAATCAAGAGTTATGGACAATGCACAGATATTAATTTAATTTACAATGATAACTATTTGGGACAGATGGAGGCTGTTCATAAAACGACGGGGTCTATATGCAGTAGTATGACTACGCAAATGGTCTACACTTTATGTGATATGACTTGTACAGTTGATGGTCAACGAGCGTATTTGCTTAAGACTAATCATCTACTAGTCATACAAAATGGCTCTCCATCACCCCATAACAAGTTGGAATTATCACCTTTAAAACCGTGTTCAAAAGTTATAGCAATTTGGGCGGGTTTATCTTATAAAAAGGATTCGGGTTACATGATTAAAGGCTCTTAA
- a CDS encoding formate--tetrahydrofolate ligase: MVISDIEIASSVEMKPIVDVAQNLGIDENDITLYGKYKAKINAHQLQDLKDKKDGKLILVTAISPTPAGEGKTTTSVGLVDALSQIGKKAVIALREPSLGPVFGIKGGAAGGGHAQVVPMEDINLHFTGDFHAIGAANNLLAALIDNHIHHGNSLGIDTRRITWKRVVDMNDRQLRHIVNGLQGKINGVPREDGYDITVASEIMAILCLSESISDLKARLEKIIIGYDYKGEPVTAGDLKAAGAMAALLKEAIHPNIVQTLEHTPALIHGGPFANIAHGCNSVLATKLAMKYADYTVTEAGFGADLGAEKFIDIKCRLSGIRPSAVVLVATIRALKMHGGVQKADLGTENVEAVLKGLPNLDKHLENIQEVYGLPVVVAINKFPLDTDGELQAVYDACDKRGVEVVISDVWANGGVGGRELAEKVVELSEKENQFAFVYHEDDSIETKLTKIVTKIYGGKGISLTATAKKEMAELERLGFGSYPICMAKTQYSFSDNAKMLGAPKDFTITISKLKVSAGAGFIVALTGAVMTMPGLPKEPASEKIDIDDQGNITGLF, from the coding sequence ATGGTTATTTCAGATATAGAAATTGCTAGTTCAGTTGAAATGAAACCCATTGTTGATGTTGCTCAAAATTTAGGGATTGATGAGAATGATATCACACTTTATGGTAAATACAAGGCAAAAATTAATGCGCATCAGTTACAAGATTTGAAGGATAAAAAAGATGGGAAACTGATTTTAGTAACAGCTATTTCACCAACACCAGCTGGTGAAGGAAAGACCACCACCTCAGTTGGCTTGGTAGATGCACTTTCTCAGATTGGTAAAAAAGCAGTTATTGCTTTGCGTGAACCTTCGTTAGGCCCAGTATTTGGTATTAAAGGTGGTGCTGCTGGAGGTGGTCATGCTCAAGTTGTGCCAATGGAAGATATTAATTTACATTTCACAGGAGACTTCCATGCTATTGGTGCAGCAAATAATTTATTAGCAGCTTTAATTGACAATCATATCCATCATGGCAATAGCTTAGGGATTGACACTCGTCGTATTACCTGGAAACGTGTTGTAGATATGAATGACCGTCAGTTGCGGCATATTGTTAATGGCTTACAAGGAAAAATTAATGGTGTTCCTCGTGAAGACGGCTATGATATTACTGTTGCCTCTGAAATTATGGCTATCCTTTGTTTATCCGAATCTATCTCAGATTTAAAAGCGCGTCTTGAAAAAATTATTATTGGTTATGACTACAAGGGAGAACCAGTTACAGCAGGTGATTTAAAAGCTGCTGGAGCTATGGCTGCCTTACTAAAAGAGGCCATTCACCCTAATATCGTACAGACTTTAGAACATACTCCTGCATTAATTCATGGTGGCCCATTTGCTAATATCGCCCATGGCTGTAATAGTGTTCTTGCGACTAAACTAGCCATGAAGTATGCTGATTATACGGTAACTGAAGCGGGCTTTGGTGCTGATCTAGGTGCTGAAAAATTTATTGATATTAAATGCCGTTTATCAGGTATCCGTCCTTCAGCTGTCGTACTTGTGGCAACAATTAGGGCATTGAAGATGCATGGTGGTGTTCAAAAAGCAGATTTAGGAACTGAAAATGTTGAGGCAGTTCTTAAAGGGCTACCAAACTTGGACAAGCATTTAGAAAACATTCAAGAGGTCTACGGGCTCCCTGTTGTTGTTGCTATTAATAAGTTTCCACTTGATACCGATGGTGAATTGCAAGCTGTCTATGATGCCTGCGACAAACGAGGTGTTGAAGTTGTGATTTCTGATGTTTGGGCAAATGGCGGAGTAGGTGGCCGGGAATTAGCTGAAAAAGTAGTTGAACTTTCAGAAAAAGAGAATCAATTCGCTTTTGTATATCATGAAGATGACTCCATAGAGACAAAATTAACTAAGATTGTGACAAAGATTTATGGTGGGAAAGGTATTTCCTTAACCGCAACTGCCAAGAAAGAGATGGCTGAACTTGAAAGGCTGGGATTTGGTTCTTATCCTATTTGTATGGCTAAAACTCAATATTCATTCTCGGATAATGCTAAAATGCTTGGTGCGCCTAAAGATTTTACAATTACAATTTCAAAGCTTAAAGTTTCAGCAGGTGCAGGTTTTATTGTAGCTCTAACTGGGGCTGTGATGACTATGCCTGGCTTACCAAAAGAGCCAGCTAGTGAAAAAATTGATATTGATGATCAAGGCAATATCACTGGTTTATTTTAA